In one Mustela lutreola isolate mMusLut2 chromosome 8, mMusLut2.pri, whole genome shotgun sequence genomic region, the following are encoded:
- the LOC131837935 gene encoding olfactory receptor 8S1-like, translating into MAWRNHSTITEFILTGLSNNPHIEALLFVFFLGIYLLTVTGNLIMLLVIRTDARLHTPMYFFLSNLSFLDLCFSSVTEPKLLKDLLSEKKTISVEACLTQVFFVFFGAGTEAFLLSVMAYDRYAAICHPLLYGQVMSSQLCVRLVVASWGLASLDAFIIVLLGINLDFCEAQTIHHYICELPALFPLSCSDISITTNILLSSILLHGLGTFLPIFFSYVRIISTILSISSTSGRSKAFSTCSSHLIAVTLFFGSGFLCYLMPPLGSSLDLLISLQYSVVTPLLNPLIYSLKNKEVKAAVRRTLGKYL; encoded by the coding sequence ATGGCCTGGAGGAACCACAGCACCATCACTGAGTTTATTCTCACCGGGCTGTCCAACAACCCCCACATCGAGGCTCTGCTCTTTGTGTTCTTCCTGGGGATTTACCTCCTGACCGTGACGGGGAACCTGATAATGCTGCTGGTGATCAGGACTGATGCCCGcctccacacccccatgtacttcttcctgagCAACCTGTCCTTCCTAGACCTCTGTTTCTCTTCAGTCACTGAGCCCAAGCTACTGAAGGACCTTCTGTCTGAGAAGAAAACTATTTCAGTAGAGGCCTGCCTGACTCAGgtgttctttgtgttttttggtgCAGGAACTGAAGCCTTTCTGCTCTcagtgatggcctatgaccgttATGCTGCCATCTGCCACCCACTGCTCTATGGCCAGGTGATGAGCAGCCAGCTCTGTGTGAGGCTGGTGGTGGCCTCATGGGGCCTGGCTTCTCTCGATGCATTTATCATTGTGCTTTTGGGTATTAACCTGGACTTCTGTGAGGCCCAAACTATACACCACTACATTTGTGAGCTGCCTGCCCTTTTCCCTCTGTCATGTTCTGATATCTCCATCACTACCAATATCCTGCTCTCTTCCATTTTATTGCATGGGCTTGGAACATTCCTCCCAATCTTCTTCTCCTATGTTCGTATTATCTCCACTATTCTGAGCATCAGCTCCACCTCAGGCAGAAGCAaggccttctccacctgctcctcccacctcaTTGCAGTGACCCTGTTCTTTGGTTCAGGTTTTCTTTGTTATCTCATGCCTCCCTTGGGTTCCTCTTTGGATCTGCTCATCTCCTTGCAGTACAGTGTAGTCACGCCCTTGCTGAATCCCCTCATCTACAGCCTAAAGAACAAAGAGGTGAAGGCGGCTGTGAGAAGGACACTGGGGAAATATCTCTAA